One genomic window of Providencia hangzhouensis includes the following:
- a CDS encoding PTS fructose transporter subunit IIB, producing the protein MFIVCVAACPTGVAHTYMAAESLDIIGKKRGHEIKVETQGSMGIENEITSDDLARADAVILAADVAVINKERFNGMIKLECSVADPIKYGDAIIDAIEEEMKNGAV; encoded by the coding sequence ATGTTTATTGTTTGTGTTGCGGCTTGTCCTACTGGTGTTGCTCATACATATATGGCTGCTGAATCGTTGGATATCATAGGAAAAAAAAGAGGCCATGAAATTAAAGTTGAAACTCAAGGGAGTATGGGAATTGAAAATGAGATTACCAGTGACGATTTAGCAAGAGCAGATGCGGTCATTTTGGCTGCTGATGTCGCTGTTATTAATAAGGAGCGATTTAATGGGATGATTAAGCTTGAATGCAGTGTTGCAGACCCAATCAAGTATGGCGATGCAATTATTGATGCAATTGAGGAGGAAATGAAAAATGGGGCAGTCTAA
- the nadA gene encoding quinolinate synthase NadA: MSVFIDFDQSVYPFPAKPARLSSDEKEFYRQKIKSLLVEKNAVIVAHYYTDPEIQALAEETGGCVADSLEMARFGAKHSASTLVVAGVKFMGETAKILSPEKQVLMPTLEAQCSLDIGCPEEEFIHFCDEHPDRTVVVYANTSAAVKARADWVVTSSIAVELIEHLDSLGEKIIWAPDRHLGRYVQQQTGADILCWQGACIVHDEFKTQSLEKMKALYPEAAVLVHPESPQAIVDLADAVGSTSQLIKAAQNLPNPLMIVATDKGIFYKMQQACPEKTLYIAPTAGEGATCRTCAHCPWMAMNGLKAIADALEGNSQDHQIHVSEILREKALRPLNKMLDFAESLK; the protein is encoded by the coding sequence ATGAGCGTGTTTATCGATTTTGACCAGTCAGTTTATCCGTTCCCAGCAAAACCAGCACGATTAAGCTCGGATGAAAAAGAATTTTATCGGCAGAAGATTAAGTCGCTATTGGTGGAGAAAAATGCGGTAATCGTTGCACACTACTATACTGATCCTGAAATTCAAGCACTTGCAGAAGAAACTGGGGGCTGTGTTGCAGATTCACTTGAAATGGCGCGTTTTGGGGCTAAACATTCGGCATCTACCTTAGTTGTTGCTGGAGTGAAATTTATGGGCGAAACCGCAAAAATTCTCAGCCCAGAAAAACAAGTCTTAATGCCAACATTAGAAGCCCAATGTTCCCTTGATATAGGTTGCCCTGAAGAAGAATTTATCCATTTTTGTGATGAGCATCCAGATAGAACTGTGGTGGTGTATGCTAATACTTCCGCAGCGGTAAAGGCTCGGGCTGATTGGGTAGTCACATCCAGTATTGCTGTTGAATTAATAGAGCACCTTGATAGCTTAGGTGAAAAAATAATTTGGGCCCCAGACCGCCATCTTGGGCGTTATGTCCAACAACAAACTGGGGCTGATATTCTGTGTTGGCAAGGGGCTTGCATCGTTCATGATGAATTTAAAACACAATCATTAGAAAAAATGAAAGCTCTATACCCTGAAGCTGCGGTATTGGTTCACCCTGAGTCACCACAAGCGATAGTCGACCTTGCAGATGCGGTCGGTTCTACAAGTCAGTTAATTAAAGCAGCACAAAATTTGCCTAACCCATTGATGATAGTGGCGACGGATAAAGGTATTTTTTACAAAATGCAGCAAGCTTGCCCGGAGAAGACGCTTTACATCGCTCCAACAGCGGGTGAGGGCGCAACATGTCGAACTTGCGCACATTGCCCTTGGATGGCAATGAATGGCTTAAAAGCGATTGCTGATGCTTTGGAAGGGAATTCGCAAGACCATCAAATTCATGTCAGTGAGATATTACGAGAAAAAGCATTACGACCATTAAATAAAATGCTAGATTTTGCAGAGAGTCTAAAATAA
- a CDS encoding oligogalacturonate-specific porin KdgM family protein, with protein sequence MKNLTLGISTLLFCTAANATYIDYRHEWLGNEHRHEDRVKIGHSMQNGTYFSLEGKWRSRDGGFGENLSSKGNEVEVGYKYKATKDFVLTPSFALDSGDKDTAYKFSVKAAYNLTDDFNIGTRLRYGVRHYDNSNKPKKDNQHYWQSNFYLGYKLQDFSLSYDFEYKFNTDYPAYKGKEKDYAHNLNVSWVGNKTWVPYVELGYVSYDDGSYVKNGQTYRDAWQWRYRVGIAYNF encoded by the coding sequence ATGAAAAACTTAACTCTAGGTATCTCTACATTATTATTTTGCACAGCAGCGAATGCGACATATATTGACTATCGTCATGAATGGTTAGGGAATGAACATCGCCATGAAGACCGTGTCAAAATTGGCCATAGCATGCAAAATGGAACTTATTTTAGCCTTGAAGGAAAATGGAGAAGTCGAGATGGTGGTTTTGGTGAAAACCTATCATCAAAAGGAAATGAGGTTGAAGTTGGTTATAAATATAAAGCCACAAAAGATTTTGTTTTAACACCTTCTTTTGCTTTAGATTCAGGAGATAAAGATACGGCTTATAAATTCAGTGTCAAAGCTGCCTATAATTTAACGGATGATTTTAATATTGGAACTCGTTTACGTTATGGCGTAAGGCATTATGATAACTCTAATAAGCCTAAAAAAGATAATCAGCATTATTGGCAGAGTAATTTTTATTTAGGTTATAAGCTGCAAGATTTTTCATTAAGTTATGACTTTGAATATAAATTTAATACTGATTATCCTGCATATAAAGGTAAAGAAAAGGATTATGCACATAATCTGAATGTGTCTTGGGTTGGTAATAAGACATGGGTTCCTTATGTTGAATTAGGGTATGTGTCCTATGATGATGGTTCATATGTCAAAAATGGACAAACTTACCGTGATGCATGGCAGTGGCGTTATCGCGTTGGCATTGCATATAACTTCTGA
- the gpmA gene encoding 2,3-diphosphoglycerate-dependent phosphoglycerate mutase, with protein MAVTKLVLVRHGESEWNKENRFTGWTDVELSDKGREEAKIAGQLLKDEGFVFDFAYTSVLKRAIHTLWNILDQVEQSWLPVEKSWKLNERHYGALQGLDKSETAAKYGDEQVKLWRRGFAITPPDLEKDDERYPGHDPRYAKLSDKELPVTESLATTIERVVPYWEEVIKPRVTSGEKVIIAAHGNSLRALVKHLDNLSEDEILELNIPTAVPMVYEFDENMKPIKRYYLGNQDEIAAKQAAVANQGKAK; from the coding sequence ATGGCTGTAACTAAACTGGTTTTAGTAAGACACGGTGAAAGTGAGTGGAACAAAGAAAACCGCTTCACAGGTTGGACTGATGTAGAACTGTCCGATAAAGGCCGCGAAGAAGCAAAAATTGCAGGCCAACTGCTAAAAGACGAAGGTTTTGTGTTTGATTTTGCTTACACTTCCGTTCTGAAACGCGCTATTCATACTTTATGGAATATCCTTGATCAAGTTGAACAATCATGGCTACCCGTTGAAAAAAGCTGGAAATTAAATGAACGCCACTACGGTGCTCTGCAAGGTTTAGACAAATCAGAAACCGCGGCAAAATACGGTGACGAGCAAGTTAAATTATGGCGCCGTGGTTTTGCTATCACACCTCCAGACCTAGAAAAAGATGATGAGCGTTACCCAGGGCACGATCCTCGCTACGCGAAACTGTCAGATAAAGAATTACCCGTTACTGAAAGCTTAGCAACCACTATTGAGCGTGTCGTTCCTTACTGGGAAGAAGTCATCAAGCCTCGCGTTACTAGTGGCGAGAAAGTCATTATTGCCGCTCATGGTAACTCTCTGCGTGCTTTAGTGAAACACTTAGACAACTTAAGTGAAGATGAAATTTTGGAATTAAACATCCCAACTGCGGTACCAATGGTTTATGAGTTCGATGAAAACATGAAACCAATCAAACGTTACTATTTAGGTAACCAAGATGAAATTGCTGCAAAACAAGCCGCAGTAGCAAACCAAGGTAAAGCGAAGTAA
- a CDS encoding fructose PTS transporter subunit IIA translates to MQILPFRCELPNGIHARPASAIEQKTACFQSDILLFNKSKLRQANAKSVLALVGADVAVGDECYFTISGDDENLAYEKLKVFIEQEFIHCDGLMPKKDKPEQGMIPIYLSRTSSQIIQGYGVSQGIAKGRAIYMKSFDLQKISLLEPSNSQSEQCEILKRALQSARQQFSLDIQQADKTAVDILEAQSQLLDDEDIEACLLEPREANNAIAALSMAIEELSLPFRSSSNEYLRQRELDIKDLGLRIARHLGIESKIQLPKLTEDSIIICQGLLTPSELLALRGEYLQGIVMASGAETSHTAILAQSFSLPLICLSSSMIESIQSAHVLLLDTQYDLLIIEPDTYADNWFKLEKDKLSRLFISANTPKNDYSVLDPSLIFLDERMECKEEVIKRLTDNLEVNHRTDSGAQVEQAIWQREEIFSTALGFSIAIPHCKSPFVKHSSISVLRLPNELAWGDNVNVKLVIMLTINDSDENQHMRIFSVLARKLMHESFRNEMLNAKKSEGIVELLKLELEL, encoded by the coding sequence ATGCAAATACTTCCATTTCGTTGTGAGTTACCTAATGGTATTCATGCAAGACCAGCGAGTGCAATTGAGCAAAAAACAGCTTGTTTTCAATCAGATATTTTACTTTTTAATAAAAGCAAACTACGCCAAGCCAATGCAAAAAGTGTTTTGGCTCTTGTTGGGGCAGATGTCGCTGTTGGTGATGAATGTTATTTTACAATCAGTGGAGATGATGAAAATCTGGCTTATGAAAAACTAAAGGTATTTATTGAACAAGAATTTATTCATTGTGATGGATTAATGCCAAAAAAAGATAAACCAGAGCAAGGAATGATCCCTATATATCTGAGTCGGACATCATCTCAAATTATTCAGGGTTATGGTGTTAGCCAAGGGATTGCAAAAGGTAGGGCTATCTATATGAAATCTTTTGATTTACAAAAGATTTCATTATTAGAGCCATCAAATTCACAATCAGAACAATGTGAAATACTAAAACGTGCGTTACAAAGTGCTCGTCAACAATTTAGTCTAGACATTCAGCAAGCTGATAAAACAGCGGTTGATATTTTAGAGGCACAAAGCCAATTATTGGATGATGAGGATATTGAAGCGTGCTTACTTGAACCAAGAGAGGCAAATAATGCGATTGCTGCGTTATCAATGGCAATTGAAGAGCTCAGCTTACCATTTCGAAGCAGTAGTAATGAATATTTACGCCAACGTGAGTTAGATATTAAGGATCTGGGATTGCGTATAGCAAGGCATCTTGGTATCGAATCTAAAATACAACTTCCTAAATTAACAGAAGATTCGATTATTATTTGCCAAGGATTACTGACACCAAGCGAATTATTGGCATTGAGAGGGGAGTATTTGCAAGGTATTGTGATGGCTTCAGGGGCAGAAACATCACATACCGCTATTTTAGCACAATCTTTCTCTCTTCCTTTAATATGTCTTTCATCTTCCATGATTGAATCAATTCAATCTGCTCATGTTTTATTATTAGATACGCAATACGATTTATTAATTATTGAGCCTGATACATATGCAGATAATTGGTTCAAGCTTGAAAAAGATAAATTATCTCGTTTGTTTATCTCTGCTAATACGCCAAAAAATGATTATTCAGTATTGGATCCGTCTTTAATTTTTCTTGATGAAAGAATGGAATGTAAAGAGGAAGTCATTAAACGATTAACTGATAATTTAGAAGTTAATCACCGAACTGACTCTGGAGCACAAGTTGAACAAGCAATATGGCAAAGAGAAGAGATTTTTAGTACGGCATTAGGTTTCTCAATTGCAATACCGCACTGTAAATCACCTTTTGTTAAACACAGTAGTATTTCTGTATTACGTTTACCGAATGAGTTAGCGTGGGGAGATAATGTTAATGTTAAATTAGTAATTATGCTAACAATTAATGATTCAGATGAAAATCAGCATATGCGAATCTTTTCTGTTCTCGCACGTAAATTAATGCATGAGTCTTTTAGAAATGAAATGTTAAATGCTAAAAAATCAGAGGGTATTGTTGAATTATTGAAACTGGAATTAGAGTTATGA
- a CDS encoding PTS fructose transporter subunit IIC — protein MGQSNGTSKLGIGTEIKNAIMTGVSWMLPFVITGAVIMGISRIGASLYGIDNIWDSSHLEATNFVVQVLHKFDGFGGLALSLMLPIVAGYISFAIANKPGLAPGMVGGLLASNLGTGFLGALAAGFIAGYIVRLLAKYTKLPKSLASAGPIFILPVGGTLLTCIIMAFVIGAPLAALNHGMEQWLLSMSGSNKVILAAVIGAMVGFDLGGPVNKAAVTTAMALLASEIYEPNTAAQVAIIIPPIGIGLATLIWSKRFPESLREAGKASTLMGLIGVSEGAIPFALANPKIIIINIIGAATGAAMAVGLGAINHAPISGFYGWLAVDKWPIYILSVAVGSAIITIGSLLIFRGNETIETKKTETAIPKFKVGR, from the coding sequence ATGGGGCAGTCTAATGGAACATCGAAACTAGGCATTGGTACGGAAATAAAAAATGCCATTATGACGGGTGTGTCATGGATGCTGCCATTTGTTATCACAGGTGCAGTGATTATGGGGATATCTCGTATTGGTGCATCTTTATATGGTATTGATAATATTTGGGATTCTAGCCATCTGGAAGCTACAAATTTCGTCGTCCAAGTGCTTCATAAATTTGATGGTTTTGGAGGGTTAGCACTCTCTCTTATGTTACCTATCGTCGCGGGGTATATCAGCTTTGCTATCGCGAATAAGCCTGGTTTAGCGCCTGGAATGGTCGGTGGTTTGTTGGCAAGTAATTTAGGTACCGGGTTTTTAGGGGCCTTAGCAGCAGGGTTTATTGCTGGTTATATTGTACGTTTGTTAGCTAAATATACGAAATTACCAAAATCACTTGCATCAGCAGGACCGATTTTTATTTTGCCAGTAGGTGGTACATTACTCACCTGTATTATTATGGCATTTGTGATTGGTGCACCTTTAGCGGCACTTAATCATGGTATGGAGCAATGGCTTTTATCAATGTCGGGATCTAATAAAGTAATTCTTGCTGCCGTTATTGGCGCAATGGTTGGATTTGACCTTGGTGGCCCGGTTAATAAAGCCGCAGTAACCACTGCAATGGCATTATTAGCATCGGAAATTTACGAGCCAAATACAGCAGCTCAAGTTGCTATTATTATTCCCCCAATTGGGATCGGTTTAGCAACGCTAATTTGGTCAAAACGTTTTCCTGAATCATTAAGAGAAGCAGGAAAAGCTTCTACGCTAATGGGGTTAATTGGCGTTTCTGAGGGCGCGATCCCATTTGCTCTTGCTAATCCAAAGATTATTATCATTAACATTATTGGTGCAGCAACAGGTGCAGCTATGGCGGTCGGTCTAGGTGCGATAAATCATGCTCCTATTTCGGGATTTTATGGGTGGTTAGCCGTAGATAAATGGCCGATATATATATTATCGGTTGCTGTGGGATCTGCAATTATTACTATTGGCTCTTTATTAATATTTCGTGGTAATGAAACGATAGAAACTAAAAAAACAGAAACAGCTATTCCTAAATTTAAAGTCGGTCGTTAA
- the aroG gene encoding 3-deoxy-7-phosphoheptulonate synthase AroG: protein MNYQNDDVRIKQIKELLPPIALLEKFPATDKAAFTVHEARLAIHNILAGKDDRLVVVIGPCSIHDTKAALEYAERLGKLREELKGSLEIVMRVYFEKPRTTVGWKGLINDPKMDCSFDINEGLRIARELLLTINNQGLPTAGEFLDVISPQYVADLMSWGAIGARTTESQIHRELASGLSCPVGFKNGTDGTIKIAIDAINSARSAHCFLSVTKWGHSAIVNTSGNPDCHIILRGGKEPNYSAKHVQEVREGLEKAGLVPSIMIDFSHANSCKKFEKQMEVATDVSEQIRQGDRSITGIMIESNLVEGNQNLESDEPLVYGKSVTDACIGWSDTEKVLRQLSDAVIARRNK from the coding sequence ATGAATTATCAGAACGATGACGTCAGAATAAAACAAATAAAAGAATTATTACCACCAATTGCTCTACTTGAAAAATTTCCAGCAACCGACAAAGCTGCGTTTACCGTTCATGAAGCACGCCTGGCAATCCACAATATTTTAGCCGGTAAAGATGACCGTTTAGTGGTAGTTATTGGCCCTTGCTCGATTCATGATACTAAAGCGGCTTTAGAATACGCAGAGCGCTTGGGTAAATTACGTGAGGAATTAAAAGGTTCACTGGAAATTGTGATGCGCGTGTATTTTGAAAAGCCACGCACAACGGTGGGTTGGAAAGGGCTAATTAATGACCCTAAAATGGATTGTAGCTTTGATATTAACGAAGGTTTACGTATTGCTCGTGAATTATTGCTGACAATCAATAACCAAGGCTTACCAACTGCGGGTGAGTTCTTAGATGTCATTAGCCCACAATACGTGGCAGATTTGATGAGTTGGGGAGCTATTGGTGCTCGAACCACTGAATCACAAATTCACCGTGAGCTAGCGTCTGGTTTATCTTGCCCTGTTGGTTTTAAAAATGGTACAGATGGCACAATTAAAATTGCCATTGATGCAATTAACTCAGCGCGTTCAGCCCACTGTTTCTTGTCAGTGACCAAGTGGGGCCACTCTGCGATAGTGAACACTAGCGGAAACCCAGATTGCCATATTATTTTACGTGGTGGTAAAGAACCAAATTACAGTGCTAAGCATGTGCAAGAAGTCCGTGAAGGGCTAGAGAAAGCGGGGCTTGTGCCTAGTATCATGATTGATTTTAGCCATGCAAATAGCTGCAAAAAATTCGAGAAACAAATGGAAGTGGCGACGGACGTTAGCGAGCAAATCCGCCAAGGTGACCGTTCGATTACAGGGATTATGATTGAAAGTAATCTTGTTGAAGGTAACCAGAATCTCGAATCTGATGAGCCATTAGTTTACGGTAAAAGTGTGACGGATGCGTGTATTGGTTGGAGTGATACTGAAAAAGTATTGCGTCAGTTATCAGATGCGGTGATCGCTCGTCGAAATAAATAA
- a CDS encoding glycoside hydrolase family 38 C-terminal domain-containing protein, producing MKTVHLIQHTHWDREWYFTENDSKIVLYYFMNDLIKHLEEDPSLGPFVLDGQTVVLEDYLQVAPERRDCLQKLIKQGRILIGPWYTQTDFLVVGAESITRNLLLGKVDCEQWGGYMPIGYVPDSFGQSAQLPMFLQEFGIKHAVVWRGWCEHDVASSEFIWKSQSGHSVATAVLPWGYGCAKWLPDNPEKASAVLPAILEKQARFAHSDQILLPNGNDQSPFEYAVPAMLEQLNKAQKEYYFVKSSFSAFFDALQANSTELPEFNGELLSPKYMRVHRGIFSTRMDIKLLNAKLEQFVSQQLEPLLSINWRLGLPYPQTAIDNIWRKAMQSHAHDSIGGCNSDRVNSMVKARLQDGLESANQLFDLNMKMLARGIEAKQDGKKIIIFNSLPHKRDAQVRITLYTPENDFCIKDDAGKPCRWQLIHEEKQDMSLIVQELANSTTTTWYRKCEVLLEVKELPSCGYQTFYLVEGENSGFEIQQNIQTENTLENEWLKLELHQGRLLLTDKRNQQQYPNILRLIDGGDEGDNYNYSPPEDDWLISSDGHLQQFNCVRASLMDSFILNWRIPVPQNAIARQTKQVNARLSATMQVSLPHDKAWLDVEITIDNTIEDHRIQVEIPTEIQQTFHFADQPFGLIQRENNPANMDIWQSENWVEAPTALYPMQSLVMQHDDKKGICIVTEGLREYEIPANQPDMIRITLLRSVGWLGQAELTWRPGRASGMVLPSPESQIQGLHHFHFAILPIENGQSAQLWRDIEHWRLPAFGYLDSGWSQFKTNPHYIVFPDNYSLLTWDSELHFSTLKKAQNQESLILRGWNPSSETKTYTEPKSNTLIHQVTLSESICINTDKAAPCTPVSWLID from the coding sequence ATGAAAACGGTACATTTAATTCAACATACGCACTGGGATCGTGAATGGTATTTCACTGAGAATGATTCAAAAATTGTTCTTTATTATTTCATGAATGATTTAATTAAACATTTAGAAGAAGATCCTTCTCTTGGCCCCTTTGTTTTAGATGGGCAAACCGTGGTGCTGGAAGATTATTTACAGGTTGCACCAGAAAGGCGTGATTGCTTACAGAAATTAATTAAACAAGGCCGAATTCTTATTGGCCCTTGGTACACACAAACTGATTTTTTAGTCGTTGGAGCGGAATCTATCACGCGAAACTTACTGTTGGGAAAAGTAGATTGTGAGCAATGGGGCGGTTATATGCCAATAGGCTATGTGCCTGATTCATTTGGACAAAGTGCACAGCTACCTATGTTTTTGCAAGAGTTTGGTATCAAACATGCGGTCGTATGGCGTGGATGGTGTGAACATGATGTCGCAAGTAGTGAATTTATTTGGAAATCGCAGTCAGGTCATAGTGTGGCTACTGCTGTATTACCTTGGGGCTACGGCTGCGCGAAATGGTTACCTGATAATCCAGAAAAAGCCTCTGCCGTTTTACCTGCTATCTTGGAAAAACAAGCCCGTTTTGCTCACTCAGACCAAATATTACTACCTAATGGTAATGACCAATCCCCTTTTGAATATGCCGTACCTGCGATGCTTGAGCAATTAAATAAAGCTCAAAAGGAATATTATTTTGTCAAAAGTAGTTTCAGTGCATTTTTTGATGCTTTACAAGCAAATAGCACTGAACTACCTGAATTTAATGGTGAATTGCTGAGCCCGAAATATATGCGTGTACATCGTGGTATTTTTTCTACACGAATGGACATTAAATTATTAAATGCAAAATTAGAACAATTTGTTAGTCAACAACTTGAGCCTCTTCTATCCATTAACTGGCGGCTTGGTTTACCTTATCCACAAACTGCGATTGACAATATTTGGCGTAAAGCTATGCAGTCACACGCTCATGATAGTATCGGCGGATGTAATTCTGATCGTGTTAATAGCATGGTGAAAGCACGCTTACAAGATGGTTTAGAAAGTGCAAATCAACTGTTTGACCTTAATATGAAGATGCTTGCTCGCGGGATTGAAGCAAAACAAGATGGTAAAAAAATTATCATTTTCAATTCGTTGCCACATAAAAGAGATGCTCAAGTTCGTATTACACTTTATACACCTGAAAATGATTTTTGTATTAAAGACGATGCAGGAAAACCTTGCCGCTGGCAACTTATTCATGAAGAAAAACAAGATATGTCTTTGATTGTACAAGAATTGGCGAATAGTACGACAACGACATGGTACCGGAAATGCGAAGTCTTGCTTGAAGTGAAAGAGTTACCTTCATGTGGTTATCAGACTTTTTATTTGGTTGAAGGGGAAAATTCAGGTTTTGAAATTCAACAAAACATTCAAACTGAAAATACATTAGAGAATGAATGGCTGAAACTTGAACTGCACCAAGGGCGATTGTTATTAACTGATAAACGTAATCAACAACAATACCCAAATATTCTTAGATTAATTGATGGTGGAGACGAAGGAGATAATTATAACTATTCGCCACCTGAAGATGATTGGTTAATTAGTAGTGATGGACACTTACAGCAATTTAACTGTGTAAGAGCATCGTTAATGGATTCATTTATTCTAAATTGGCGAATTCCAGTACCACAGAATGCAATTGCTCGCCAAACCAAACAGGTTAATGCGCGTTTATCTGCCACAATGCAGGTTTCTTTACCTCATGATAAGGCATGGCTAGATGTTGAAATCACAATTGATAATACCATTGAAGACCATCGAATTCAGGTTGAAATTCCTACGGAAATTCAACAGACATTTCACTTTGCAGACCAACCTTTTGGTTTGATTCAGCGAGAAAATAATCCAGCCAATATGGATATTTGGCAAAGTGAAAATTGGGTAGAGGCACCAACAGCGCTTTATCCAATGCAAAGTCTGGTAATGCAACATGATGATAAAAAAGGTATTTGTATCGTTACTGAAGGACTAAGAGAGTATGAAATCCCAGCCAATCAACCTGACATGATAAGAATAACACTTTTGCGCAGTGTGGGTTGGCTAGGCCAAGCAGAACTAACTTGGCGGCCAGGGCGTGCATCAGGTATGGTTTTGCCGTCACCGGAATCACAAATTCAGGGGCTTCATCATTTCCATTTTGCTATATTGCCGATAGAAAATGGCCAAAGCGCTCAACTATGGCGTGATATTGAGCATTGGCGTTTACCTGCATTTGGTTACCTAGATTCCGGTTGGTCTCAATTTAAAACGAATCCTCATTATATTGTTTTTCCTGATAATTATAGTTTATTGACGTGGGATAGTGAGCTGCACTTCAGCACGTTGAAAAAAGCACAGAATCAAGAGTCACTGATTTTACGTGGGTGGAACCCAAGTAGTGAAACCAAAACCTATACAGAACCTAAGTCGAATACGTTGATACATCAAGTTACTTTATCGGAGTCTATATGCATAAACACAGATAAAGCAGCTCCTTGTACACCTGTGTCTTGGTTAATTGACTAA
- the pnuC gene encoding nicotinamide riboside transporter PnuC — MDFFSTANTLVQIPLWGSVYDLSYIEAVGTIAGLLCILLASLEKTINYLFGLINVSLFAVIFFQIQLYANLLLQIFFFVANIYGWYAWSRVTSSQQAELKIRWLSLPKAAITLVISVIAIIYLTFNIDSVFSVLARWAVELLNLFGANLAMPAIEPDAFPFWDSTMTILSVVAMILMTRKYVENWLLWVIINVISIVIFFIQGVYAMSLEYLILLGIALNGSRLWIKSAKENGSMPISRT; from the coding sequence ATGGATTTCTTTAGTACAGCCAATACGTTAGTGCAGATCCCGCTTTGGGGATCAGTTTATGATTTATCTTACATTGAAGCCGTGGGGACCATTGCTGGCTTACTTTGTATTCTACTTGCGAGTCTAGAAAAAACGATTAATTATCTATTTGGGTTAATTAACGTTTCTCTGTTTGCAGTTATTTTCTTTCAAATTCAGCTATATGCAAATCTATTGTTACAGATATTTTTCTTTGTCGCTAATATCTATGGCTGGTACGCATGGAGCAGAGTTACTAGTTCGCAGCAAGCAGAGCTAAAAATTCGTTGGTTGAGCTTACCAAAAGCAGCTATAACATTGGTTATTTCAGTTATCGCTATTATTTATCTGACATTTAATATTGATTCGGTATTTAGTGTGCTGGCGAGATGGGCCGTCGAGTTATTAAATCTATTTGGCGCTAACCTCGCAATGCCTGCAATAGAACCTGATGCCTTCCCATTCTGGGATTCGACGATGACCATTCTTTCCGTTGTCGCGATGATTTTAATGACACGTAAATATGTAGAAAACTGGTTGTTGTGGGTCATTATTAACGTCATCAGTATTGTGATTTTCTTTATTCAAGGTGTTTATGCCATGTCCTTAGAATACTTAATTTTATTAGGTATCGCCCTAAATGGCTCTAGGCTTTGGATAAAATCAGCAAAAGAAAACGGCTCCATGCCCATTTCTCGTACTTAG